Proteins co-encoded in one Quercus robur chromosome 8, dhQueRobu3.1, whole genome shotgun sequence genomic window:
- the LOC126697678 gene encoding glycosylinositol phosphorylceramide mannosyl transferase 1 has translation MRGSLLSRRTEQRLRQLAISTVGSVKIKLLLFLCIAFTLFALLSPGSGFTGWTSPSGPPDLLPFPRKGYAIVMNTWKRYDLLKQSISHYSLCPGLESIHIVWSEPDPPSDSLRKSLQHIVESNSRDGRQVELVFDINKEDSLNNRFKEIKDLKTDAVFSIDDDVIFPCSSVELAFKVWQSAPDTMVGFVPRAHWVDQSKGNNDYYIYGGWWSVWWSGTYSMVLSKAAFFHKKYFRIYTKEMPASIREYVTKNRNCEDIAMSFLVANATGAPPIWVKGKIFEIGSTGISSMGGHSERRTQCVNRFVAEFGQMPLVSTSAKAVDSRNIWFW, from the exons atgagaGGTAGCTTGCTGAGTCGTCGTACGGAACAGAGGCTCCGGCAACTCGCGATCTCGACCGTCGGATCGGTTAAGATCAAGCTCCTGCTCTTCCTCTGCATCGCCTTCACACTCTTCGCGCTACTGAGtcccgggtcgggtttcacGGGATGGACCAGCCCGAGTGGTCCTCCGGATCTGTTACCTTTCCCAAG GAAAGGATATGCCATTGTAATGAATACATGGAAAAGATATGATCTTCTGAAGCAGTCAATTTCTCACTATTCATTGTGTCCTGGACTTGAATCTATCCATATTGTGTGGAGTGAGCCTGATCCTCCGTCGGATTCTCTTAGAAAATCTCTGCAGCACATTGTAGAGTCCAACTCAAGAGATGGTCGACAAGTTGAATTGGTGTTTGATATTAACAAGGAAGACAGTTTGAACAATAGATTCAAAGAGATTAAGGATTTGAAGACGGATGCCGTTTTTTCAATTGATGATGATGTTATATTTCCTTGCTCGTCCGTAGAACTTGCATTTAAAGTTTGGCAGAGTGCACCTGATACAATGGTGGGTTTTGTGCCACGTGCGCATTGGGTTGATCAATCG AAAGGCAACAATGATTACTACATATATGGTGGGTGGTGGTCAGTTTGGTGGTCGGGTACATACAGTATGGTACTCTCAAAGGCAGCCTTCTTCCACAAAAAGTATTTCAGGATATACACAAAAGAAATGCCGGCATCAATTAGAGAATATGTAACCAAGAACAG GAACTGTGAGGACATTGCAATGTCTTTTCTTGTTGCGAATGCCACTGGTGCTCCCCCTATATGGGTGAAAG GTAAGATATTTGAGATTGGCTCAACCGGAATCAGTAGCATGGGAGGTCATAGTGAAAGAAGAACCCAATGTGTCAATCGATTTGTTGCGGAGTTTGGGCAAATGCCTTTAGTATCTACTTCTGCAAAGGCTGTTGATAGCCGCAACATCTGGTTTTGGTGA
- the LOC126697679 gene encoding uncharacterized protein LOC126697679, translating to MGLGIGPNSNSWQTFQLTITSSVCSVLKPSYKISSFLLPTRRESNKGLAYGLAYLRSLSGSCSSRGNSLKRACSASSDEIFDTESSKQIEELARRFSLVDDENEIEKETTCTVSETFGKGRLLEGEDEVNLREFSSLKFDSLEPSLFGIEPEPPHWPEGDEIVRINIERRVNRVEIPLSLRIIKRKQQWEEGLKESGDFTCCSLKRALSSMVFMIRELQSYALHIRESIYYEDLQVIIDKAQRDINTSFVWLFQQVFSQTPTLMVDVMVLLANFTVYSMSDNMVITENEKENQVQPQVGAITIRSFSTSSSSIDNNSGDGGKVSPIASGTEGGDNNLGTSSVSTQYPNVVPNEIFEVSLSTNNLLTSEEVSLWESVVEEASRMSVEMRGVGLDHQTIQQLVSPVTVEIESDDYVDYFRTDLFYQMSLSQDPNNPLLLSNYAQFLFLVAHDNDRAEECFKRAVLVEPADGEALSRYADFLWMARKNTWEAEERYQQAMAAEPDNSTHVSKYANFLWNTGAEETCVSLNTSNDDYNKFL from the exons ATGGGATTGGGAATTGGTCCAAATTCAAACAGTTGGCAGACTTTTCAGCTCACAATAACTTCTTCAGTCTGTTCTGTTTTGAAACCGAGCtataaaatttcttctttcttattgcCAACACGTAGAGAAAGCAATAAAGGTCTTGCTTATGGCTTAGCTTATCTACGTTCTCTTTCTGGGTCATGTTCTTCTAGAGGAAATAGTCTAAAACGAGCTTGTAGTGCAAGTTCTGATGAAATTTTCGACACAGAATCATCGAAGCAGATTGAAGAATTAGCCAGGAGGTTCAGTCTTGTCGATGATGAGAACgaaattgaaaaggaaactACTTGCACAGTATCAGAAACGTTCGGAAAAGGCAGACTTTTGGAAGGAGAAGATGAAGTAAACTTGAGGGAGTTTTCAAGTTTGAAGTTTGATTCTTTGGAGCCTTCGTTGTTTGGTATTGAGCCCGAGCCACCTCACTGGCCAGAGGGAGATGAAATTGTGCGCATTAACATTGAACGGAGAGTGAACAGAGTGGAAATTCCTCTATCACTTCGTATAATCAAGAGGAAGCAACAATGGGAAGAGGGTTTGAAAGAATCAGGGGACTTCACTTGCTGTTCTTTGAAAAGGGCCCTCTCTTCAATGGTGTTTATGATTAGAGAGCTTCAAAGCTATGCGTTGCATATAAGGGAAAGCATTTACTATGAGGATTTACAAGTGATTATTGATAAGGCGCAGAGAGATATAAATACATCATTCGTTTGGCTATTTCAACAGGTCTTTTCGCAAACGCCGACTCTCATGGTTGATGTGATGGTTCTTCTGGCTAATTTCACTGTGTATTCGATGAGTGATAACATGGTTATCACagagaatgagaaagagaaTCAAGTTCAACCACAGGTCGGTGCAATAACAATTAGGTCATTTTCAACTTCATCTTCTAGCATAGATAACAATAGTGGTGATGGTGGCAAAGTAAGCCCTATTGCTAGTGGTACTGAGGGTGGGGACAATAACTTAGGTACATCATCAGTGTCAACTCAATATCCTAATGTTGTTCCTAATGAGATATTTGAGGTTTCTTTGTCTACGAATAATTTGTTGACCTCAGAGGAGGTAAGTTTGTGGGAATCAGTGGTAGAGGAAGCTTCAAGAATGAGTGTAGAAATGAGAGGGGTAGGTCTTGATCATCAAACAATTCAACAGTTGGTATCGCCGGTGACCGTGGAGATTGAATCAGATGATTATGTGGATTACTTTAGGACAGATCTTTTTTACCAGATGAGTTTATCCCAGGACCCAAATAATCCTCTTCTGTTGTCTAACTATGCGCAATTCCTCTTCCTGGTTGCTCATGACAATGATAG GGCAGAAGAGTGCTTTAAGCGTGCTGTGTTGGTAGAACCGGCAGATGGTGAGGCACTGAGTCGATATGCAGATTTCTTGTGGATGGCAAGAAAGAATACGTGGGAAGCAGAGGAGAGGTACCAGCAAGCCATGGCAGCTGAGCCAGACAACTCTACTCATGTATCTAAGTATGCCAATTTCCTTTGGAACACTGGTGCCGAAGAGACTTGCGTATCACTTAACACATCCAATGATGACTAcaataaatttttgtaa
- the LOC126697680 gene encoding nematode resistance protein-like HSPRO2, producing the protein MVDLDWKSKIASPNMPNKSPKFSNKLQVSVPFTYRAAEISAASDASCSAYENYLRLPELRKLWSSKDFPSWKNESVLKPALQALEISFRFVSTVLSDPRPYANRREWKRRLESLTTSQIQLIANLCEDEEEDGETRGEAPIVDLRSSNGVLARDGSYAEVWKVPGEAEATVVSRTSETSLLPRLATWHKSEDIAEKILYSIECEMRRCPYTLGLGEPNLDGKPNLEYDAVCKPSELHSLKRSPYDQIQNYENQTVYTTLQILESWIYVTQQMLKRVTERVEAQKFEKAASDCYLIERIWKLLSEIEDLHVLMDPDDFLRLKNQLNVNSINETQPFCFRSKALVEITKQCKDLKHKVPYILGVEVDPKGGPRVQESAMKLYSEKREFEKVYLLQALQSIESAMKRFYFAYKQLLVVVMGSLEANANRVVVSSDSCDSLSRIFLEPTYFPSLDAAKTFLGDFWNHEHGASGLERSTRRTR; encoded by the coding sequence ATGGTTGATTTAGATTGGAAATCAAAGATCGCCTCACCCAACATGCCTAACAAATCTCCAAAATTCTCTAACAAGCTCCAGGTTTCGGTTCCGTTTACCTATCGTGCCGCCGAAATATCGGCTGCTTCCGATGCTTCTTGTTCAGCTTACGAGAACTACCTTCGCTTACCGGAGCTCCGAAAGTTGTGGAGCTCCAAGGATTTCCCTAGTTGGAAAAACGAGTCTGTGCTCAAACCGGCCTTGCAAGCTTTAGAGATTTCGTTCCGGTTCGTTTCCACGGTTTTGTCCGACCCGAGACCGTACGCGAACCGTCGCGAGTGGAAGCGGAGACTCGAGTCGCTCACGACGAGTCAGATACAGCTCATAGCGAATCTCTGCGAAGACGAAGAGGAAGACGGCGAGACACGCGGCGAGGCTCCGATCGTCGATTTGAGATCATCCAACGGCGTGTTGGCTCGCGATGGGAGCTACGCTGAGGTGTGGAAGGTTCCAGGTGAAGCGGAAGCCACCGTGGTGAGCCGTACGAGCGAGACCAGCTTGCTCCCTCGTCTCGCCACGTGGCACAAATCCGAAGACATCGCTGAGAAGATATTGTATTCCATCGAGTGCGAGATGAGGAGGTGTCCGTACACTCTAGGCTTGGGAGAGCCGAACCTAGATGGGAAGCCGAACCTAGAATACGACGCCGTTTGCAAGCCGAGCGAGCTTCACAGCTTGAAAAGGAGTCCGTACGATCAGATCCAGAACTACGAGAATCAGACGGTGTACACCACGCTTCAAATCCTCGAGTCGTGGATCTACGTGACTCAACAGATGTTGAAGCGAGTCACTGAGCGAGTCGAAGCTCAGAAATTCGAAAAAGCTGCGAGTGATTGTTATTTGATCGAGCGGATCTGGAAGCTTCTCTCCGAGATCGAAGATCTTCACGTGTTAATGGACCCGGACGATTTTCTCAGACTCAAGAACCAACTCAACGTTAACTCGATCAACGAAACGCAACCGTTTTGTTTCAGGTCGAAAGCGTTGGTGGAGATCACGAAGCAATGCAAGGATCTGAAGCACAAAGTGCCGTACATTCTAGGCGTTGAAGTGGACCCCAAAGGTGGACCTAGGGTTCAAGAATCGGCCATGAAGCTTTACAGCGAGAAGAGAGAGTTCGAGAAGGTTTATCTTCTTCAAGCTTTGCAATCGATCGAGTCAGCAATGAAAAGGTTCTACTTCGCGTACAAGCAATTGCTTGTGGTTGTGATGGGGAGCTTGGAGGCTAACGCGAACCGAGTTGTGGTCAGCTCCGACTCGTGTGACTCGCTGAGTCGGATCTTCCTCGAGCCTACCTACTTTCCGAGTTTGGACGCGGCGAAGACGTTTTTGGGGGATTTTTGGAACCATGAACACGGTGCGTCTGGCTTGGAAAGATCGACTCGGAGGACTCGGTGA